The genomic segment ATTTGAACAGTAAGAGCTGAGTGGATATGTAAAAGCTGTGTAGCCTAATGGAACCTTGCTTCATCCACCCAAAAGGTGTTGGATTCCTTCTTGATTCTTGATTActtgaaggaagggaggaaagaATGATGCATCTTGAAGTACTTGAATAGGGCCTAAGGTTGGTTTGGCAATGTTCAGTTAGCCTCCCTCTGTCCTATCTTACCTGGCGCCTGTCACAGGGGACTTCCTCCCAGGGTCCAGCGATGACCCCAGTGGCTCCTCCTCCCCCAGTGACCTGGTATCCTTATTCAGCTGCTGCAATCTGGAACTTAGTTCCCCCATCACCGATGGtttcccccctcctcaccccccagccccaaccccaacccccctAGACTCCCCAGACTCCCCATCCCTAACCCCACCCCGGGTCCTCGCGCCTCCATCTGGTCTCCCCACAGCTTGGACCTCCTCTGGAAGAGGTAGCGGGGCCTCCCGGGGCCTCCCACCAGGCTAGATATAGAGCCTGACCCTAGGCCTCCAGAACCCAGGCCCCCATGCCCCAGGCCTCCAGACCCGAGGCCTCCATGCCCCAGGCCTCCAGACCCGAGGCCTCCATGCCCCAGGCCTCCAGACCCGAGGCCTCCATGCCCCAGGCCTCCAGACCCTAGGCCTCCATGCCCCAGCCCTGCCCCTCCGGCTGCTGCTGCGGCTAGAGCAGCCGCCTGCTGCTGGGATAACAGCTCGCTGTCAGAGCTCTGCTTCAGCAGCGGGTCCCTGAAGGTGACCGGGCCTTTATTGCCTCCAATGTGAGACTTGAGCCGGGGCTTGGGAGGCACTGGCGGCTTGTCGAGCACGAAGGTCTGCCCGTCGgcataggaggtgtgtgtgtcagcGGGTTCGCCACTCTCTGAGGACAGAGTGGACATGCTGGAGACGGTGGACACAGTGCTAGTGGTCTCCAGGTggtggtctcgctctctctcactggagCTGCGTGTGTCTGCCTCCTCCACACCAGAGTCTGCTGCTGAACCAGACTCAGCCAGCAGGGCTGGAGGATGGGGCTGGTCCGGGTATGAGGGTTTCCCTGAGACGACTGCTCCTCCAGGGGTAGGCTGGAGGGGAGGGCCCTGGGGTTGGGTGGGTGTCAGGCTAGAGGTGGGGGTCAGGCTGGGGTTTGGGGTCGAAGGGGTGAGGAGAGTAGGGGTTGTAGGGGAAGTGGTGGATTTAGACTGGGGTACAGGGGTCCCCTGGGCTTGGGCTTGTGAATTGGCCAACAACCCGTTGGAAAACTCATCCGGAGGTGGGAGCACCCCAATCTTCTTCAGCTCCTCTCTGGTCTCTTCATCACTGGAGGACAGCATGGCTGGAGGTAGGCTCACTGTGTAGGGCTCCACGTCTTCCTCTGAACTGCCCTGGGCCAGGGGAGCCTGGGCTGGGCTGGAAGGGCCCTGGGCCTGGAGCTGAGAGGCAGAGGGGCTGGGTGACAGAGCCCGACTGAGGGAGGGTTTAATGGGCTCGGTGGCTGGGGAGGTGGGGGTTTTCTCCAGCCCTGGTCCCAGCCCCACCGCCTGGCCGTTACTGGTGGCATGGACCATGATTAGTCCAGCTGTCTTCTGTTGTGATGTGTCCATGATACTGATCAACATACTCTTCTTATCCTCCGttctcctcacctccttcctctcctcccctcttccctccatctcctggCGAAGCAAGGCAGGTGATGACACTCCCCACTGGGATTTACCAGCCTGGGGCGACCCCGGCCTCCCGCCCCCATGCTGAGGCTCTTTGGTCTGGCTTTCGATGAAAAGCGAAGCCCCCTGACCTCCAACACCAGCCCTGTCCTGTTTAGTCCTGGGCTCAGGGCTGCTGGCGGGGGACTGGCTCTGGGAGGTAAGTGCCCGCTCCCTTGCGGCCAGCGCAAGAGCAAGGGGTGAGTTAGGGTCCAGGGGCTTCCCTGTGAGTGGGTGGATGAAGGTAGTGCCGCCAGGTGAGGGGCGCAGGGCCAGAGCGGGGGGTGGCAGCTGGCCTAGTTCTCTGCTGAGTAGGCGCTCATCGATGGATCGAGATGTGGTGTAGGAGGGGGGCTCAGGGGCGGACCCCGACCCCCCCTCCATGGTCCCCACTGACTGGAAGACTGTGGATTTCCTCCGCTCCTCTAGTCGGCGCTCTCGGTCCTTCACGGCGCCAGCGATAGCAACAGCGAACGGCCCTTTCCCCTGCAGCAAGGCCTCTCCCTGGAGACGCATACGCTCGCGCTCCACCATCAGCTGCTGCTGGTAGTAGTCGGCccggctggtgtgtgtgtggccgtgggtgtgtgtgtgtcgaccaGAGGGGGAGGTCTCTCGGGAGTGGGCAGCGGCCAAGGCGATGCTGGCTCTCTCCTGTGCGTCCTCCACCTGGAGGGGTAGATAGGACAATAAATTAGAAACTTCTAAATAAACTTTGTTCACTTGCTATAGTAACAATAATCAGAATAAATAGAATAACCTACCTGTAGCTGTTTCACCAGAGGGCTCTTCTTGCGCTGGGGCTTGGTGGGTGTGTACAATCCAATACTAAACTGGCCAACATTGGCGTACGGGTTGTCAATCACCCGGCCTTTCCGTTTGATTCGCTCTGGTGGTGTAGCGGATGCGGAGGGGCGGGGGATGTCGGTGGGCTCCACGGGTAAGTGGGAGGAATCTTGTAGAATAATCATTGACCTAGCCTTCTTCTGGCGTTCGATGTGGGAGGACTGGCGGGGCGATGGGTCGTAGGGCCGGTCCAGGTCCAGGGAGGAGGGCTTGAAGCTGGAACGACCTCCAGGGTCATGACCCTGACCATGACCCCtggcagggggaggaggggggcagaAAGCAGGAGGAGGGCCAGTGTCCAGGTagtagagggaagggggaggaggaggtgcgGTCTGGGGAGGGGCGGGATAGAATGGGAGTGGGAGTGGTCTCTGAGGCTGTCCGTCATGGAGGAGCTCCGGGGGAAACGATGTTCTCCAGCCAACACCGACAGACGGTCCTCCTCAGTCGCACCTGGAGAGGTCAGGGGGAAAAggtcagagagagatagatagcctAAAGCAGTACAAAGATGCTGCACTACAGTTATCAAGTTATTGACTGAGTACTGTACTAAAGGTGAAAGGTGTTACCAAATGACTTGGTCCTGGACATCCCTCTAGGCAGCTGCATATGAGCCCTCTCCATCCTTGGGTGGAGCCCACCATGTAATGCCATGCCCTGCCTCTCAAACAACGactgcaacacaaacacacacacacacacccacacacacagagaaatacacATAGGTTTCAGACACATTTTATACAAaacagaatgtactgtatgtgagtgtgtgggaGGGTATATATGCTGATATTATTCTGCGGCTAGTAGGTCTCTGTGTCACCAGGGTTGGCCTGTGTATGtgaatatgtgtgtatgtgaatatgtgtgtatgtgagaatGTGTGTTCAGATGTGTACGTTTGTGTGAgtgcgtgggtgggtgggagAAAGAATGTGCATCGATTTGTttctgcgcatgtgtgtgtgtgtgtgaatatactCACACTGATCTCTGATTGTGTGATTCTCCTGCCGGTAGGTCTCTGTTTGACAGTAGCAGCTCTGTAGTCAGCCTCTGTGGGCTGGGAACGTAACGTCACAGGCTCCTGAGGTGCTAGCATCTCATCTAGCCTTTCTGTACAGGGATcacacagacaacacagtctGCATACAGCTACACAGCACGTATGGACCAAAATGCTTTTTACACATTGTGAGTGTTTACACACAATGCACAGCTCCTTGTCCCTATCAAACATCTAGAAAATatcacatctacacacaatatcaacACAACCATGCAAGCCTACATGTGTTCAAATACATTTACAGTTGACAATTACAACATGCATATCATACAACTAAAGAAACCTTCACTATGTTGGATCGGAGGCACGGTGTATAGCGTCTGAGTCTAATATCTTTGGGAGCATCCAGATGGAGAAGCAGgtcctaactgactgactgactaactcaGAGCTCAGTGCCCATGCCGTGCCGGTGCTTCATCTATAATGAACAGTGTGTCTGTCACGCTCAGAGGCCATGATGATGCCTCAATAGGTTTCCACTCAggctcacctcctctcctcctccggaCGGAAGCTTGGTGAAAGAGAGATCATGTCAACGAAGACAGAAAATAATGTGGGtcagggtatgtgtgtgtgtgtgtgtgtgtgtgtgtgtgtgtgtgtgtgtgtgtgtgtgtgtgtgtgtgtgtgtgtgtgtgtgtgagtgagagagagagagagagagagagaaaataatgtGGGtcagggtatgtgtgtgtgtggagagagagagaggagagagagagagagagagagagagagagagagagagagagagagagagagagagagagagagagagagagagagaaagtgaatgcaTCAAAGAGAAAGGAAATGTCAACAGGTGAAGAGAAAGAAAAGATCATGCTGTCAGAGCTGTAGAAATGTTCTAAGTTGTATGAAGGCAGGAAGCATATTTT from the Salmo salar chromosome ssa17, Ssal_v3.1, whole genome shotgun sequence genome contains:
- the LOC123728311 gene encoding LOW QUALITY PROTEIN: SH3 and multiple ankyrin repeat domains protein 3-like (The sequence of the model RefSeq protein was modified relative to this genomic sequence to represent the inferred CDS: inserted 4 bases in 4 codons; deleted 1 base in 1 codon); translation: MPLRPAAGKHEPPSSPQQDQHTHSHPYRHTNGSQGASSDSSSSREEDSGIPVSVSVFSFRPARERSPSAGGGMAQAQGNTLVIRIGIPDLAQTKCMKFDVDAPIWLSKQHILCTLNQSLKDVLNYGLFQPAHNGKAGKFLDEERQLKEYPLPSVTPVPYLEFRYKRRLYTQSHLDDKQLSKLHTKANLKKFMEYVQQRNIEKVSKFLEKGLDPNFHDPESGECPLTMASQLEGCAELIKVLKSGGAHLDFRTRDGITALHKAVRTKNLSLCQTLLDLGASPDYKDSXGLSPLYHSSMVGGDPYCCELLLHDHAQVGCVDENGWREIHQACRHGHVQHLEHLLFYGADMTAQNASGNTALHVCALYNQDSCTRVLLFRGXNKEIKNYNSQTAFQVAIIAGNFDLAEIIKIHKVSDVVPFRETPSYTNRRRXVGGRTASPRSLLRSASDNNLNGDSSQGLGQGLGQGHGRQGQSPVPSLRSLPALGQHQQHASLGETRHGEMPDSSLQSTGSSRSSHSRSPSLHSHLHEGDQGIRKTHGHPLGHVPRGRLSPGAVQRDPSPPTHTPPAIAGASGPKRKLYSAVHGTYLHRVLSMEKEVSGRGTVKGRTGWFPPDCVEEVQMRQYDPRLETREDRTKRLFRHYTVGSYDNVTSYSDYIIEEKNAMLQKKENEGFGFVLRGAKAETPIEEFTPTPAFPALQYLESVDVEGVAWRAGLRTGDFLIEVHGVNVVKVGHKQVVSLIRQGGNSLLMKVVSVTRKPESEEVVRKKAPPPPKRAPSTTLTLRSKSMTAELEELASVRRRRGERLDEMLAPQEPVTLRSQPTEADYRAATVKQRPTGRRITQSEISSLFERQGMALHGGLHPRMERAHMQLPRGMSRTKSFGATEEDRLSVLAGEHRFPRSSSMTDSLRDHSHSHSIPXPPQTAPPPPPSLYYLDTGPPPAFCPPPPPARGHGQGHDPGGRSSFKPSSLDLDRPYDPSPRQSSHIERQKKARSMIILQDSSHLPVEPTDIPRPSASATPPERIKRKGRVIDNPYANVGQFSIGLYTPTKPQRKKSPLVKQLQVEDAQERASIALAAAHSRETSPSGRHTHTHGHTHTSRADYYQQQLMVERERMRLQGEALLQGKGPFAVAIAGAVKDRERRLEERRKSTVFQSVGTMEGGSGSAPEPPSYTTSRSIDERLLSRELGQLPPPALALRPSPGGTTFIHPLTGKPLDPNSPLALALAARERALTSQSQSPASSPEPRTKQDRAGVGGQGASLFIESQTKEPQHGGGRPGSPQAGKSQWGVSSPALLRQEMEGRGEERKEVRRTEDKKSMLISIMDTSQQKTAGLIMVHATSNGQAVGLGPGLEKTPTSPATEPIKPSLSRALSPSPSASQLQAQGPSSPAQAPLAQGSSEEDVEPYTVSLPPAMLSSSDEETREELKKIGVLPPPDEFSNGLLANSQAQAQGTPVPQSKSTTSPTTPTLLTPSTPNPSLTPTSSLTPTQPQGPPLQPTPGGAVVSGKPSYPDQPHPPALLAESGSAADSGVEEADTRSSSERERDHHLETTSTVSTVSSMSTLSSESGEPADTHTSYADGQTFVLDKPPVPPKPRLKSHIGGNKGPVTFRDPLLKQSSDSELLSQQQAAALAAAAAGGAGLGHGGLGSGGLGHGGLGSGGLGHGGLGSGGLGHGGLGSGGLGHGGLGSGGLGSGSISSLVGGPGRPRYLFQRRSKLWGDQMEARGPGVGLGMGSLGSLGGKPSVMGELSSRLQQLNKDTRSLGEEEPLGSSLDPGRKSPVTGARLFSSLGELHTISQRSYGTTYTIRPGSRFPVTRRTPSPGSGSPDRGDPLSRLPGFGLPTSPTTPHHTILKSSSLSLHHEPKEVRFVMRSSSARSRSPSPSPCHSPGLGSPLLALRPFHQKPLHLWNKYDVGDWLESINLGEHRAGFQEHEIEGSHLPALTKDDFAELGVTRVGHRMNIERALKQLLES